One Serinus canaria isolate serCan28SL12 chromosome Z, serCan2020, whole genome shotgun sequence DNA window includes the following coding sequences:
- the RPS23 gene encoding 40S ribosomal protein S23, with protein sequence MGKCRGLRTARKLRSHRRDQKWHDKQYKKAHLGTALKANPFGGASHAKGIVLEKVGVEAKQPNSAIRKCVRVQLIKNGKKITAFVPNDGCLNFIEENDEVLVAGFGRKGHAVGDIPGVRFKVVKVANVSLLALYKGKKERPRS encoded by the exons ATGG GGAAGTGCCGAGGCCTCCGCACCGCTCGGAAGCTGCGCAGCCACCGCCGGGACCAGAAGTGGCACGACAAGCAGTACAAGAAGGCGCACCTGGGCACGGCGCTGAAGGCCAACCCCTTCGGGGGTGCTTCCCACGCCAAGGGCATCGTCCTGGAGAAAGT GGGGGTAGAGGCCAAGCAGCCCAACTCTGCCATCAGGAAATGTGTCAGGGTCCAGCTCATTAAGAACGgcaaaaaaatcacagcttttgTCCCCAACGATGGCTGCCTGAACTTCATCGAG GAGAACGACGAGGTGCTGGTGGCCGGCTTCGGGCGCAAGGGCCACGCCGTGGGGGACATCCCGGGCGTGCGCTTCAAGGTGGTCAAGGTGGCCAACGTGTCCCTGCTGGCCCTCTACAAGGGCAAGAAGGAGAGACCCAGGTCGTAA